The Gemmatimonadota bacterium genome has a segment encoding these proteins:
- the dnaJ gene encoding molecular chaperone DnaJ: protein MSDLYVMLEVSREATDDEIKKSYRRLAMVYHPDRNSAPDAEAKFKDISEAYQILSDPDKRAHYDRFGSAPGASAGFGGNAGFEHIDLSEALNIFMRDFGGFGGFESIFGGGRSPAEANRGQDIRVTVKLTLQEVALGAKRSIKIKTLTSCANCNGSGAAKGSKPITCSTCGGSGEVRRATRSMFGQFVQVGPCPTCHGEGHTIQTPCEVCRGEGRVKGEHTVSVDIPAGISAQNYLTLRGQGAAGPRGGPSGDLVVMIEIKDDERFQRNGDDLVYELAVSFSQAALGTSVVIPTPYGDEKLAVPAGIQSGTVLRLRGKGLPRLGGNGSGDLNVRAHIWTPDDLNEEQKTLFAELAKHEADGPSKKGGFWAKLKEALLKETSGT, encoded by the coding sequence GTGAGCGATCTCTACGTAATGCTCGAAGTCAGCCGCGAAGCGACCGACGACGAGATCAAGAAGTCCTATCGTCGACTGGCGATGGTCTACCACCCCGACCGGAACTCGGCGCCGGACGCCGAGGCGAAGTTCAAGGATATCTCCGAGGCCTATCAGATCCTCAGCGATCCCGACAAGCGCGCGCACTATGACCGGTTCGGCTCGGCCCCCGGCGCGAGTGCCGGCTTCGGCGGCAATGCGGGCTTCGAGCATATCGACCTGTCGGAAGCGCTGAACATCTTCATGCGCGACTTCGGTGGCTTCGGTGGCTTCGAGAGCATCTTCGGCGGCGGACGCAGCCCGGCGGAAGCAAACCGAGGTCAGGACATCCGGGTCACGGTGAAGCTCACGCTCCAGGAAGTCGCGCTGGGCGCGAAGCGCAGCATCAAGATCAAGACGCTCACCTCGTGCGCAAATTGCAACGGCAGCGGTGCGGCAAAGGGAAGCAAGCCGATTACCTGCAGCACCTGCGGCGGCTCGGGCGAAGTACGTCGCGCCACGCGCTCGATGTTCGGGCAGTTCGTGCAGGTCGGACCGTGCCCCACCTGCCATGGCGAGGGACACACGATCCAGACGCCGTGCGAGGTCTGTCGCGGCGAAGGGCGCGTGAAGGGCGAACACACGGTGAGCGTCGACATTCCCGCCGGCATCTCGGCCCAGAACTACCTCACCCTGCGTGGCCAGGGTGCGGCGGGTCCGCGTGGCGGCCCGAGCGGCGATCTCGTCGTGATGATCGAGATCAAGGACGACGAGCGTTTCCAGCGCAATGGTGACGATCTCGTCTACGAGCTTGCGGTCTCGTTCTCGCAGGCCGCGCTGGGTACGTCGGTTGTCATCCCGACGCCGTATGGCGATGAGAAGCTTGCCGTACCGGCGGGGATCCAGTCGGGCACGGTGTTGCGCCTGCGCGGAAAGGGACTGCCGCGACTCGGCGGGAATGGCAGCGGCGATCTCAATGTGCGGGCGCACATCTGGACGCCTGATGATCTCAACGAGGAGCAGAAGACCCTCTTCGCGGAGCTCGCCAAACACGAAGCGGACGGCCCGAGCAAGAAGGGTGGTTTCTGGGCCAAGCTCAAGGAAGCACTCCTCAAGGAAACGAGCGGCACGTGA